In Halomarina salina, one DNA window encodes the following:
- a CDS encoding DUF92 domain-containing protein, with amino-acid sequence MSQTVRRAGAYTLVSLLALVAPVSPAVADRLALPATVGDSAAVGIPTAAVVTAAPFVLLALAAFVVPEDSALFDLFARPSDYEEGTLYGLVGFSLAAAALALVGTSFDLPMTVYVTSVVLLAFGTLAEKASLELSSDRFLATTAFAVAAFGAGVLAQVAVAALGETAFTPPQAVFLAASGAMLAALLRSMLYDRDDPLVMTSTALVLWLFADLPLDLTATQVVVAIAVSLALGYASYALQTGSVTGVLTGTLLAFLSVVLGSYGWFAVLISFFAIGGLSTKFRYDDKLDRGIAEENEGARGSGNVLANSAAALVALLGWAAHGHIGVPQDLFLFAFAGSVAAAMSDTLSSEIGGLYDDPRLITTFQTVPPGTDGGVTWQGGLAGLVGACIVGLISWVAFQLSPTGTGVVVLAGVCGMVVDSLLGATVEGTLLDNKGVNFVATTAAGVVAAALAVAVGIVAF; translated from the coding sequence GTGTCTCAGACGGTTCGACGGGCGGGTGCGTACACGCTCGTCTCACTCCTCGCTCTCGTCGCACCCGTCTCACCCGCGGTCGCCGACCGCCTCGCGCTGCCAGCGACGGTGGGCGACTCCGCCGCCGTCGGTATTCCGACGGCCGCCGTCGTCACCGCCGCGCCGTTCGTTCTCCTCGCTCTCGCCGCGTTCGTCGTCCCCGAGGACAGCGCACTGTTCGACCTGTTCGCCAGACCGTCGGACTACGAGGAGGGGACGCTGTACGGCCTCGTCGGGTTCTCGCTCGCCGCGGCCGCGCTCGCACTGGTCGGGACCAGCTTCGACCTCCCGATGACCGTCTACGTCACCAGCGTCGTCCTGCTGGCGTTCGGGACGCTCGCCGAGAAGGCGTCGCTCGAACTGTCGAGCGACCGGTTCCTCGCGACGACGGCGTTCGCGGTCGCCGCGTTCGGCGCGGGGGTGCTCGCTCAGGTCGCCGTCGCCGCGCTCGGCGAGACGGCGTTCACCCCCCCACAGGCCGTGTTCCTCGCGGCGAGCGGCGCGATGCTCGCCGCGCTCCTCCGCTCGATGCTGTACGACCGCGACGACCCGCTCGTGATGACCTCGACGGCGCTCGTGCTGTGGCTGTTCGCCGACCTGCCGCTCGACCTGACGGCGACGCAGGTGGTCGTCGCCATCGCCGTCTCGCTGGCGCTCGGCTACGCCTCCTACGCGTTGCAGACCGGCTCCGTCACCGGCGTCCTGACCGGGACGCTGCTGGCCTTCCTCTCGGTCGTCCTCGGCAGTTACGGCTGGTTCGCCGTGCTCATCTCCTTCTTCGCCATCGGCGGTCTCTCGACGAAGTTTCGCTACGACGACAAACTCGACCGCGGCATCGCCGAGGAGAACGAGGGCGCACGCGGGAGCGGTAACGTCCTCGCCAACTCCGCCGCCGCGCTGGTCGCGTTGCTCGGCTGGGCTGCTCACGGCCACATCGGCGTCCCGCAGGACCTCTTCCTGTTCGCGTTCGCCGGGTCGGTCGCCGCCGCGATGAGCGACACGCTCTCCTCGGAGATCGGCGGCCTCTACGACGACCCGCGGCTCATCACGACGTTCCAGACCGTCCCGCCGGGGACCGACGGCGGCGTCACGTGGCAGGGCGGACTCGCTGGTCTCGTCGGGGCGTGCATCGTCGGCCTCATCTCGTGGGTAGCGTTCCAGCTGTCGCCGACCGGGACTGGCGTGGTCGTCCTCGCGGGCGTCTGCGGGATGGTCGTCGACTCGCTGCTCGGCGCGACCGTGGAGGGGACGCTGCTCGACAACAAGGGCGTCAACTTCGTCGCGACGACGGCCGCCGGCGTCGTCGCGGCCGCACTCGCCGTCGCCGTCGGCATCGTCGCGTTCTGA
- a CDS encoding undecaprenyl diphosphate synthase family protein, with product MGLYDRYLAARVRRDDAPLPGTIALVITERDLLEQEAYRTLERFLGLAFEMGAERVMVYVSVLDEAAVPTLRRTLADLDSPRELAVRGPDDAERADAPVQVSIGLGGRAEFANAVRNVAEAVDRGDLSSADVDEDTIEDELVFPTAPDLVIKTGAERLSDFMIWQSVYSELYFTDVNWRDFRERDYLRALRDYQDRQRRFGE from the coding sequence GTGGGACTGTACGACCGCTACCTCGCCGCTCGCGTCCGCCGGGACGACGCGCCCCTGCCGGGCACCATCGCGCTCGTCATCACCGAGCGCGACCTGCTCGAACAGGAGGCCTACCGGACGCTCGAACGGTTCCTCGGGCTGGCGTTCGAGATGGGCGCGGAGCGCGTGATGGTGTACGTCAGCGTCCTCGACGAGGCGGCGGTCCCGACGCTCCGGCGCACGCTCGCGGACCTCGACTCGCCGCGCGAACTCGCGGTCCGCGGTCCCGACGACGCCGAACGCGCCGACGCACCCGTGCAGGTCTCCATCGGCCTCGGCGGCCGGGCCGAGTTCGCCAACGCGGTCCGGAACGTCGCCGAGGCCGTCGACCGGGGCGACCTCTCCAGCGCGGACGTCGACGAGGACACCATCGAGGACGAACTCGTCTTCCCGACCGCGCCGGACCTCGTCATCAAGACGGGAGCCGAACGGCTCTCGGACTTCATGATCTGGCAGTCGGTGTACTCCGAACTGTACTTCACCGACGTCAACTGGCGGGACTTCCGCGAGCGCGACTACCTCCGCGCGCTCAGGGACTACCAGGACCGGCAGCGCCGCTTCGGTGAGTGA
- the uppS gene encoding polyprenyl diphosphate synthase: MKRRVRRAGRRLYERLLEREVEGVPTHIAVIQDGNRRYAKGRDSGTRAGYKAGARTTESMLSWCSELGIEEVTLYAFSTENFDRPPEQQEQLFDLIEQKLYEFADDEEVHDEQVHIRAIGQLDLLPERVIEAIDYAESRTEQYDEQYLNVALAYGGRAELLDAAREVCEEVEAGTQDPEAVDIDCIEDRLTERPARDVDLIIRTGGDERTSNFLPWHANGNEAAVFFCAPYWPEFSRVDLLRAIRTYQSRQASWRRTRTDRALALLQAVGADRAVVSRLTEKVGEIPEADLDDIEPTAD; encoded by the coding sequence ATGAAACGGCGGGTCCGTCGGGCAGGACGGCGGCTCTACGAGCGACTGCTGGAACGAGAGGTGGAGGGCGTGCCCACCCACATCGCGGTGATTCAGGACGGGAACCGCCGCTACGCGAAGGGCCGCGACTCGGGCACTCGTGCCGGGTACAAGGCGGGTGCGCGGACGACCGAGTCGATGCTCTCGTGGTGTTCGGAGCTCGGCATCGAGGAGGTGACGCTGTACGCGTTCTCGACCGAGAACTTCGACCGCCCGCCCGAACAGCAGGAGCAGCTGTTCGACCTCATCGAGCAGAAGCTGTACGAGTTCGCCGACGACGAGGAGGTCCACGACGAGCAGGTCCACATCCGCGCCATCGGCCAGCTCGACCTCCTCCCCGAGCGAGTCATCGAGGCCATCGACTACGCCGAGTCCCGGACCGAGCAGTACGACGAGCAGTACCTGAACGTCGCGCTGGCGTACGGCGGCCGCGCGGAACTGCTCGACGCCGCCCGCGAGGTCTGCGAGGAGGTCGAAGCCGGGACACAGGACCCCGAGGCAGTGGACATCGACTGCATCGAGGACCGACTCACCGAGCGACCCGCCCGCGACGTGGACCTCATCATCCGCACCGGCGGCGACGAGCGCACCTCGAACTTCCTCCCGTGGCACGCCAACGGCAACGAGGCGGCGGTGTTCTTCTGTGCGCCGTACTGGCCCGAGTTCTCCCGCGTCGACCTGCTGCGGGCCATCCGGACCTACCAGTCCCGGCAGGCGTCGTGGCGGCGCACCCGGACGGACCGCGCGCTGGCGCTGTTGCAGGCCGTCGGCGCGGACCGTGCGGTCGTCTCGCGACTCACGGAGAAGGTCGGCGAGATTCCGGAGGCGGACCTCGACGACATCGAACCGACGGCGGACTGA